Proteins encoded by one window of Erwinia pyrifoliae DSM 12163:
- a CDS encoding sulfate ABC transporter substrate-binding protein — translation MALPTIKKVITACAFSLVLSPGAQATELLNSSYDVSRELFAALNAPFEKQWAQQHAGDTLTIKQSHAGSSKQALAMLQGLKADVVTYNQVTDVQILHDRGRLIAADWQQRLPNGSSPFYSTMAFLVRKGNPKHIHDWNDLVRDDVKLIFPNPKTSGNGRYTWLAAWGAAERADGHDKAKTEKFMAQLLKNVEVFDTGGRGATTTFVERGLGDVLISFESEVNTIRDRYAQDGYQVVVPPTNILAQFPVAWVDKNISHNHTEEAAKAYLNYLYTPSAQQIITRFYYRVNNPQLMAQQKNRFPHTELFDVEQAFGGWDRVMKTHFASGGELDKLLAARRD, via the coding sequence ATGGCGCTACCGACGATAAAAAAAGTAATCACGGCCTGTGCATTTTCGTTGGTGCTGAGTCCGGGGGCGCAGGCCACCGAGCTGCTTAACAGCTCTTATGATGTCTCGCGCGAGCTGTTCGCCGCCCTGAATGCGCCGTTTGAAAAGCAGTGGGCGCAGCAGCATGCAGGCGATACGCTGACCATTAAACAGTCCCATGCGGGTTCCTCTAAACAGGCGCTGGCGATGTTGCAGGGGCTTAAAGCGGACGTCGTCACCTATAACCAGGTCACCGACGTGCAGATCCTGCATGACAGGGGCAGGCTGATCGCAGCCGACTGGCAGCAGCGTCTGCCGAACGGCAGTTCGCCGTTTTATTCAACCATGGCTTTCCTGGTGCGCAAAGGGAACCCGAAGCATATCCACGACTGGAACGATTTGGTGCGCGATGATGTGAAATTAATTTTTCCTAACCCGAAAACCTCCGGCAACGGGCGCTATACCTGGCTGGCCGCCTGGGGCGCGGCCGAAAGAGCCGACGGCCACGATAAAGCAAAGACTGAAAAGTTTATGGCGCAGCTGCTGAAAAACGTGGAGGTGTTCGATACCGGTGGCCGTGGAGCAACGACCACCTTTGTTGAGCGTGGCCTGGGTGACGTGCTGATAAGCTTTGAATCCGAGGTAAATACTATTCGCGACAGGTACGCGCAGGATGGCTATCAGGTGGTTGTGCCGCCCACCAATATTCTGGCGCAGTTCCCGGTGGCGTGGGTCGACAAAAATATCAGTCACAACCACACCGAAGAGGCGGCTAAAGCCTATCTGAACTATCTCTACACGCCATCTGCCCAGCAAATCATCACCCGCTTTTACTATCGGGTGAACAACCCGCAGCTGATGGCGCAACAAAAAAATCGTTTTCCGCACACCGAGTTGTTCGACGTGGAGCAGGCTTTTGGCGGCTGGGATCGGGTGATGAAAACGCATTTCGCCAGCGGTGGCGAACTGGATAAGCTTTTAGCGGCGAGGCGTGATTGA
- a CDS encoding DUF2919 domain-containing protein: MKLIGVKYLPDDYDSKGQLRLPLSFWAILLLQARTWLLFVMAGASGQQGSPLLELFYPDNAGFWLGLCLGVPAALGLLLTGYRQRLPRLWQAWRWVLLLTLLLALLLQFSQLWHNRVSDLLLLTSLADGTALLALLYSRRLRDCFDPAENH, from the coding sequence TAAAGGCCAGCTGCGCTTACCGCTGTCTTTTTGGGCGATCCTGCTGCTGCAGGCGCGTACCTGGCTGCTGTTTGTGATGGCAGGTGCTTCAGGGCAGCAAGGTTCGCCGCTGCTGGAACTGTTCTACCCCGATAACGCGGGTTTCTGGCTGGGGTTGTGCCTGGGCGTGCCTGCCGCGCTTGGATTGCTGTTAACCGGCTATCGTCAACGTTTGCCGCGCCTGTGGCAGGCATGGCGTTGGGTATTGCTGTTGACCCTGCTATTGGCGCTGTTGCTACAGTTTTCCCAACTCTGGCACAACCGCGTTTCCGATCTGCTGTTGCTGACATCCCTGGCCGACGGTACGGCGCTGCTGGCGCTGTTGTATTCCCGGCGTTTGCGCGACTGCTTCGACCCCGCTGAAAATCATTGA
- the cysA gene encoding sulfate/thiosulfate ABC transporter ATP-binding protein CysA: MSIEIGNINKFFGRTKVLNDISLEIPSGHMVALLGPSGSGKTTLLRIIAGLENQNSGRLSFHGKDVSRVHARDRQVGFVFQHYALFRHMTVFDNIAFGLNVLPRRERPSSAEIKQKVTRLLEMVQLGHLAGRFPAQLSGGQKQRVALARALAVEPQILLLDEPFGALDAQVRKELRRWLRQLHEELKFTSVFVTHDQEEAMEVADRVVVMSQGNIEQVGTPGEVWRDPASRFVLEFLGEVNRFDGEVHGSQFHVGAHHWPLAYTPAHQGKVELFLRPWEIDVSRQGSLETPLPVRVLEISPRGHYWQLVLQPAEWSADPLTVVMDGDQVAPQRGERLFVGLQNARLYRGDAALRPVAFAESA; the protein is encoded by the coding sequence ATGAGCATTGAGATCGGCAACATCAATAAATTCTTCGGCCGGACAAAAGTCCTCAACGATATCTCTCTGGAAATTCCTTCCGGGCATATGGTTGCGCTGCTGGGGCCTTCCGGCTCGGGAAAAACTACGCTGCTGCGCATTATCGCCGGGCTGGAGAACCAAAACAGCGGTCGCCTGAGCTTTCACGGTAAAGACGTCAGCCGGGTACATGCCCGTGACCGCCAGGTGGGCTTTGTGTTCCAGCATTATGCGCTGTTCCGTCATATGACGGTATTCGACAATATCGCCTTTGGGCTGAACGTATTGCCGCGCCGCGAACGTCCGTCGTCTGCTGAAATTAAGCAGAAGGTAACGCGTCTGCTGGAGATGGTGCAGCTGGGTCATCTGGCAGGGCGCTTCCCGGCACAGCTTTCCGGTGGGCAGAAACAGCGCGTCGCGCTGGCGCGTGCGCTGGCGGTGGAGCCGCAAATTTTGCTGCTGGATGAGCCTTTTGGCGCGCTGGACGCCCAGGTACGTAAAGAGCTGCGCCGCTGGCTGCGTCAGCTGCATGAAGAGTTGAAATTCACCAGCGTGTTTGTTACCCACGATCAGGAAGAGGCGATGGAAGTCGCGGATCGCGTGGTGGTGATGAGCCAGGGCAATATCGAGCAGGTCGGTACGCCGGGTGAAGTGTGGCGCGACCCGGCAAGCCGCTTCGTGCTGGAATTCCTCGGCGAAGTGAACCGCTTTGACGGCGAAGTGCACGGTTCTCAGTTTCACGTTGGCGCACATCACTGGCCGCTGGCTTACACCCCGGCGCATCAGGGAAAAGTGGAGCTGTTTCTGCGACCGTGGGAAATTGACGTCAGCCGTCAGGGCAGCCTCGAAACCCCGTTGCCTGTGAGGGTTTTGGAGATCAGCCCGCGCGGGCACTACTGGCAGCTGGTTCTGCAGCCTGCCGAATGGAGCGCCGATCCGTTGACCGTGGTGATGGACGGTGACCAGGTGGCTCCGCAACGCGGCGAGCGTTTATTCGTTGGCCTGCAAAATGCACGCCTGTATCGCGGCGATGCCGCATTACGACCGGTTGCCTTTGCTGAAAGCGCCTGA
- a CDS encoding ATP-binding protein, which produces MKTGLPGFLFWKILLGFWLTFIAITQLLWLGFSLYGKHHDPPENQATRRIINLQMTSAASVLQRGGMEALNNMMIDWPAGDRRFFSVQLTEGLPSAQRPHNELNHFLPPGEFPEDITASVTGADGRHYQLRYDVAGMRADSGMAHRPHSILNMPLPLFIVGGICGLLFSLFLAWNLTRPMRQLRAGFARVAKGDLSVRLFPQMRLRHDELSAVARDFDAMVERLLVLVSAREELLHDVSHELRSPLARLQLATGLARQTPGSVSASLDRIDEEARRLDKMIGELLTLSRTEHQNLPDEQYFDLLGLLEAVANDARYEAQIPGVKILLDADRLHDYTVKGDANLIRSAVENVVRNALRFSTQGQQVLMTLQHEDGWLAICVRDRGPGVEPDKLSSIFDPFVRVNSPLSGKGYGLGLSIVRKVVLAHGGEVSAMNAREGGLELTIRLPHWEISLV; this is translated from the coding sequence ATGAAAACGGGTTTGCCTGGCTTTTTGTTCTGGAAAATTCTGCTGGGGTTCTGGTTAACTTTTATTGCCATTACGCAACTCCTGTGGCTGGGGTTTAGCCTGTATGGCAAACACCATGACCCCCCGGAAAATCAGGCTACCAGGCGTATTATTAACCTGCAAATGACCTCGGCCGCTTCGGTGCTGCAGCGCGGTGGCATGGAGGCGCTGAATAATATGATGATCGACTGGCCGGCGGGCGATCGGCGGTTTTTTTCGGTGCAGCTGACGGAGGGTTTGCCGTCTGCGCAAAGGCCGCATAATGAACTGAACCACTTTCTGCCGCCCGGCGAATTCCCCGAAGACATCACCGCATCGGTGACAGGTGCGGATGGTCGCCACTACCAACTGCGTTATGACGTGGCTGGAATGCGTGCGGACAGCGGAATGGCACATCGGCCGCACAGTATTCTGAACATGCCACTGCCGCTGTTTATTGTCGGCGGTATTTGCGGGCTGTTATTCAGTCTGTTTCTTGCCTGGAATCTGACGCGCCCTATGCGTCAGCTGCGTGCAGGGTTTGCCCGCGTCGCGAAAGGCGACCTTTCCGTGCGCCTGTTCCCGCAGATGCGTCTACGCCACGATGAACTGTCGGCAGTGGCGCGGGACTTTGATGCCATGGTGGAGCGCCTGTTGGTGCTGGTCAGCGCGCGCGAAGAACTGTTGCACGACGTATCGCATGAGTTACGCTCGCCGCTGGCACGCCTGCAGCTGGCAACGGGGCTGGCGCGCCAAACCCCAGGATCCGTCTCTGCTTCACTTGACAGGATCGATGAAGAGGCTCGTCGACTGGATAAGATGATCGGTGAGCTGCTCACTTTGTCACGAACGGAACACCAGAATTTGCCAGATGAACAGTACTTTGATTTGCTGGGGCTGCTGGAGGCGGTGGCCAACGATGCGCGCTATGAGGCGCAGATACCCGGCGTTAAGATCCTGCTGGACGCCGACAGGCTGCATGATTACACGGTGAAAGGGGATGCCAACCTGATTCGCTCGGCGGTAGAAAACGTTGTACGCAACGCGCTGCGTTTCTCAACCCAGGGACAGCAGGTGCTCATGACTCTTCAACATGAAGACGGCTGGCTGGCGATCTGCGTTCGCGATCGAGGGCCGGGAGTGGAGCCTGATAAACTCTCCAGCATTTTTGACCCGTTTGTGCGCGTTAATTCTCCGCTGTCAGGTAAAGGTTACGGACTTGGCTTGTCGATCGTGCGTAAAGTTGTGTTAGCCCACGGCGGTGAGGTTAGCGCGATGAATGCTCGCGAAGGGGGGCTGGAGCTGACAATCCGTCTGCCACACTGGGAAATTTCATTGGTGTGA
- the cysM gene encoding cysteine synthase CysM produces the protein MTTLENTIGNTPLVRLQRLIPDNGSEIWLKLEGNNPAGSVKDRAALSMIQQAELRGEIHPGDVLIEATSGNTGIALAMIAAMKGYVLKLLMPESMSVERQAAMRAYGAELILVSRELGMEGARDLALEMAARGEGKVLDQFNNPDNPLGHFLTTGPEIWQQTAGRLTHFVSSMGTTGTITGVGRFLKQQNQAVEIVGLQPSEGSSIPGIRRWPAAYVPGIFRPELVNQMLDMSQQEAEETMRLLARHEGIFCGVSSGGAVAGALRIARAYPGSVIVAIICDRGDRYLSTGVY, from the coding sequence GTGACCACACTCGAAAACACCATCGGTAACACGCCGTTAGTCCGGCTGCAGCGCCTGATCCCGGATAACGGCAGTGAAATCTGGCTAAAACTGGAGGGCAACAACCCTGCCGGCTCGGTGAAGGATCGGGCAGCGTTATCGATGATCCAGCAGGCGGAGCTGCGGGGGGAAATCCACCCCGGTGATGTGCTGATCGAGGCAACCAGTGGCAATACGGGTATTGCCCTGGCGATGATTGCCGCCATGAAAGGCTATGTGCTTAAGCTATTGATGCCGGAGAGCATGAGCGTTGAGCGCCAGGCGGCGATGCGCGCCTACGGCGCTGAGCTGATCCTCGTCAGCCGCGAGCTGGGCATGGAAGGGGCGCGGGATCTGGCGCTGGAAATGGCCGCTCGCGGTGAAGGTAAGGTGCTGGACCAGTTTAATAACCCCGATAACCCGCTGGGCCATTTCCTCACCACCGGGCCGGAAATCTGGCAGCAGACGGCGGGACGCCTGACGCATTTTGTGTCGAGCATGGGCACCACGGGTACGATTACCGGCGTCGGGCGCTTCCTTAAGCAGCAGAATCAGGCCGTGGAAATTGTGGGGCTACAGCCGTCCGAGGGTAGCAGCATTCCAGGTATTCGCCGCTGGCCTGCTGCCTATGTACCGGGTATTTTTCGTCCTGAACTGGTGAATCAGATGCTGGATATGTCGCAACAAGAAGCGGAAGAGACCATGCGTCTGCTGGCAAGGCATGAAGGGATATTTTGTGGCGTCAGCTCCGGTGGTGCCGTTGCCGGGGCGCTGCGTATTGCCCGTGCTTATCCCGGCAGCGTGATTGTCGCTATTATCTGCGATCGTGGTGACCGCTACTTATCTACCGGCGTTTATTGA
- a CDS encoding response regulator transcription factor: MKILLVDDDPELGTMLSEYLIAEGFDASLALTGKAGVDGALSGDYNAMILDIMLPDMSGIDVLRQVRQHGRLPVIMLTAKGDNIDRVIGLEMGADDYMPKPCYPRELVARLRAVLRRVEEPPAATKNNEMIVWGELTLNPATRISEWQDKPFDFTASEFNLLELLLLSAERVVSKDELSEKGLGRPREAYDRSVDVHISNIRQKLAGLTNHAINIETVRSIGYRIR; encoded by the coding sequence ATGAAAATTTTACTGGTCGATGACGACCCTGAGCTGGGCACCATGCTCAGTGAGTACCTGATTGCCGAAGGTTTTGATGCATCATTAGCGTTAACCGGCAAAGCGGGCGTGGACGGGGCGCTTTCCGGCGACTACAACGCCATGATCCTCGACATCATGCTGCCCGATATGAGCGGCATCGATGTGCTGCGCCAGGTGCGACAGCACGGCCGCCTGCCGGTGATTATGCTGACGGCGAAGGGCGATAATATCGACCGCGTGATTGGCCTGGAAATGGGGGCGGATGACTACATGCCCAAACCCTGCTACCCGCGTGAACTGGTTGCCCGCCTGCGCGCCGTACTCAGGCGCGTTGAAGAACCGCCTGCTGCAACGAAAAACAATGAGATGATTGTCTGGGGTGAACTGACGTTAAACCCGGCAACGCGCATCAGCGAATGGCAGGATAAGCCTTTCGATTTCACCGCTTCAGAGTTCAATTTGCTCGAACTGCTGCTTCTTTCGGCTGAACGCGTGGTGTCTAAAGATGAGCTGTCGGAAAAAGGACTGGGGCGCCCGCGCGAGGCTTACGATCGCAGCGTGGACGTGCACATCAGCAATATTCGTCAGAAGCTGGCGGGGCTGACTAACCACGCCATCAATATTGAAACGGTGCGCAGTATCGGTTACCGCATCCGATGA
- a CDS encoding RpoE-regulated lipoprotein yields the protein MKAIRPALLAACMLLTGCASSPSQPESTSSSTGWNPVSWSWSSLSPLNWFSSPLQVSERGVGGINGNTPLQQQALSDGLNGNYQLRQGMRTADGNIVHFWQAVNSDKQVRLELTGQSTVSRVDISDRAIATVSGVKIGTPFSDLFKKAFDNCQKGSGADSASVECKAPGSQHISYVFSGDWHGPDELIPADQTLKNWTLSKIIWRR from the coding sequence ATGAAAGCTATTCGACCGGCGTTGCTGGCAGCCTGTATGCTGCTAACGGGCTGCGCCAGTTCACCTTCCCAGCCCGAAAGCACCTCGTCTTCAACAGGGTGGAACCCCGTTTCATGGTCGTGGTCCAGCCTGTCACCGTTGAACTGGTTTTCTTCACCGTTACAGGTCAGTGAACGGGGGGTGGGCGGCATAAATGGCAATACCCCGCTGCAACAGCAAGCGCTGAGTGACGGCCTCAATGGCAACTACCAGTTACGCCAGGGGATGCGCACTGCGGACGGTAACATCGTTCACTTCTGGCAGGCGGTGAACAGCGACAAGCAGGTCAGGCTGGAGTTAACCGGGCAGAGCACCGTCAGCCGCGTTGATATCTCCGACCGTGCGATTGCCACCGTCAGCGGGGTGAAAATTGGCACGCCGTTCAGCGACCTGTTTAAAAAAGCCTTCGATAACTGCCAGAAAGGGAGTGGGGCAGATAGCGCCAGCGTTGAATGCAAAGCGCCGGGGAGTCAGCACATCAGCTATGTGTTTAGCGGCGACTGGCACGGTCCGGACGAGTTGATCCCTGCAGACCAAACCCTGAAAAACTGGACGCTGAGCAAAATTATCTGGCGGCGTTAA
- the ptsH gene encoding phosphocarrier protein Hpr codes for MFQQEVTITAPNGLHTRPAAQFVKEAKAFASDITVTSNGKSASAKSLFKLQTLGLTQGTVVTLSAEGEDEQKAVEHLVKLMAELE; via the coding sequence ATGTTCCAGCAAGAAGTCACCATCACCGCACCAAACGGCCTGCACACGCGTCCGGCAGCTCAGTTCGTTAAAGAAGCTAAAGCATTTGCTTCTGACATCACCGTTACTTCTAACGGCAAGTCTGCCAGCGCGAAGAGCCTGTTCAAATTACAGACCCTGGGTTTGACTCAGGGCACCGTGGTGACCCTGTCTGCAGAAGGCGAAGACGAGCAGAAAGCCGTCGAGCATCTGGTCAAACTGATGGCCGAACTCGAGTAA
- the ptsI gene encoding phosphoenolpyruvate-protein phosphotransferase PtsI translates to MISGILASPGIAFGKALLLKEDEIVINRKKISADQVDQEVQRFLDGRKKAAAQLETIKTKAGETFGEEKEAIFEGHIMLLEDEELEQEIIALIKDEHATADSAAYSVIDGQAKALEELDDEYLKERAADVRDIGKRLLQNILGLHIVDLSAINEEVLLIAKDLTPSETAQLNLKKVLGFITDIGGRTSHTSIMARSLELPAIVGTGDVTSQVKNDDFLILDGVNNQVYVNPTPEKIEELKAVAHQYLSEKNELAKLKDLPAITLDGHQVEVCANIGTVRDVAGAERNGAEGVGLYRTEFLFMDRESLPSEDEQFQAYKAVAEAVGAQAVIVRTMDIGGDKDLPYMNLPKEDNPFLGWRAIRIAMDRPEILHAQLRAILRASAFGKLRIMFPMVISVEEVRTLKAELETLKAQLRTEGKAFDEKIEVGIMVETPASAAIAHHLAKEVDFFSIGTNDLTQYTLAVDRGNDLISHLYNPMSPSVLTLIKQVIDASHAEGKWTGMCGELAGDERATLLLLGMGLDEFSMSAISIPRIKKIIRNTNFEDAKALAEQALAQPTADDLMNLVNKFIEEKTLC, encoded by the coding sequence ATGATTTCAGGAATTTTAGCATCACCGGGTATCGCTTTCGGCAAGGCGCTTCTGCTGAAAGAAGATGAGATTGTTATTAACCGGAAAAAGATTTCTGCCGACCAGGTCGATCAGGAAGTTCAGCGTTTTCTGGACGGTCGTAAAAAGGCTGCCGCGCAGCTGGAAACGATCAAAACCAAAGCGGGTGAAACCTTCGGCGAAGAAAAAGAAGCGATCTTCGAAGGGCATATCATGCTGCTTGAAGATGAAGAACTTGAGCAGGAAATCATCGCTCTGATTAAAGATGAGCACGCCACCGCTGATTCTGCTGCCTATTCTGTTATCGATGGCCAGGCGAAAGCACTGGAAGAGCTGGATGATGAGTATTTGAAAGAGCGTGCTGCCGATGTCCGTGACATCGGTAAGCGCCTGCTGCAAAACATTCTTGGCCTGCATATTGTCGATCTTAGCGCCATTAATGAAGAAGTTCTGCTGATTGCCAAAGATTTGACTCCGTCCGAGACGGCTCAGCTCAACCTGAAAAAAGTCTTAGGTTTTATCACCGATATTGGTGGCCGTACTTCACACACTTCGATCATGGCGCGCTCGCTGGAGCTGCCAGCCATTGTCGGTACCGGTGACGTTACCAGCCAGGTGAAAAACGACGACTTCCTGATCCTGGATGGCGTAAATAACCAGGTGTACGTCAACCCGACGCCGGAAAAAATCGAAGAATTAAAAGCCGTGGCGCATCAGTACCTCAGCGAGAAAAACGAGCTGGCGAAACTGAAAGACCTGCCGGCGATCACTCTCGATGGTCATCAGGTTGAAGTGTGCGCAAACATCGGTACCGTACGCGACGTCGCGGGTGCTGAACGTAACGGCGCTGAAGGCGTTGGCCTGTATCGCACCGAGTTCCTGTTTATGGATCGCGAATCGCTGCCAAGCGAAGATGAGCAGTTCCAGGCTTATAAAGCCGTGGCGGAAGCGGTTGGCGCTCAGGCTGTCATCGTACGAACCATGGACATTGGCGGTGATAAAGACCTGCCGTATATGAACCTGCCGAAAGAGGACAACCCGTTCCTTGGCTGGCGCGCCATTCGTATTGCTATGGATCGTCCAGAAATCCTGCATGCGCAGCTACGTGCTATCCTGCGCGCCTCTGCCTTTGGCAAGCTGCGTATCATGTTCCCGATGGTGATTTCCGTTGAGGAAGTTCGCACCCTGAAAGCGGAGCTGGAAACACTGAAAGCCCAACTGCGCACTGAAGGTAAAGCATTCGACGAGAAAATCGAAGTGGGTATTATGGTGGAAACGCCTGCTTCCGCCGCGATTGCTCATCATCTGGCGAAAGAAGTCGACTTTTTCAGTATTGGAACAAACGACCTGACGCAGTACACTCTCGCAGTAGATCGTGGTAATGACCTGATTTCGCATCTCTACAATCCCATGTCCCCTTCTGTACTGACGTTGATCAAGCAAGTTATTGATGCTTCTCATGCTGAAGGAAAATGGACCGGTATGTGTGGTGAGCTGGCAGGTGACGAACGTGCTACACTACTGTTACTGGGAATGGGGCTGGACGAATTCAGCATGAGTGCTATTTCTATCCCACGCATCAAGAAAATTATTCGTAATACCAATTTTGAAGATGCGAAGGCGTTGGCAGAGCAAGCTCTGGCTCAGCCGACAGCGGATGATTTGATGAACCTGGTGAATAAGTTCATTGAAGAAAAAACACTCTGCTGA
- the cysT gene encoding sulfate/thiosulfate ABC transporter permease CysT, with amino-acid sequence MLATRSKRVLPGFGISLGSSLFFTCLILLLPISALLMQLAQMSLAQYWEVITNPQVMAAYQVTLVAAGVASVFNALFGMLMAWILTRYRFPGRALLDGLMDLPFALPTAVAGLTLAGLFSVNGWYGQWLAQFDIKVSYTWLGIAVAMAFTSIPFVVRTVQPVLEELGPEYEEAAETLGATPWQSFRRVVLPEIGPALLAGTALSFTRSLGEFGAVIFIAGNIAWKTEVTSLMIFVRLQEFDYPAASAIASVILAASLLLLFAINTLQSRFGRRIGGH; translated from the coding sequence ATGTTGGCAACACGAAGTAAACGCGTACTGCCCGGGTTTGGTATCAGTCTGGGCAGCAGCCTGTTTTTCACCTGTCTGATCCTGCTGCTGCCGATCAGCGCACTGCTGATGCAGCTTGCGCAGATGTCGCTGGCACAGTACTGGGAAGTGATCACCAACCCGCAGGTGATGGCCGCTTACCAGGTGACGCTGGTTGCCGCCGGGGTAGCCTCTGTTTTCAACGCGCTGTTTGGCATGCTGATGGCGTGGATCCTGACGCGCTACCGCTTTCCGGGGCGTGCACTGCTCGACGGTCTGATGGATCTGCCCTTTGCACTGCCTACGGCGGTAGCCGGCCTGACGCTGGCCGGGCTGTTTTCCGTGAACGGCTGGTACGGTCAGTGGCTGGCGCAGTTTGATATCAAGGTCTCTTACACCTGGCTTGGCATCGCCGTGGCGATGGCGTTTACCAGTATTCCGTTTGTGGTGCGTACCGTACAGCCGGTACTGGAAGAGCTGGGGCCGGAATATGAAGAAGCCGCTGAAACGCTCGGTGCAACGCCGTGGCAGAGCTTCCGGCGCGTGGTTCTGCCCGAAATAGGCCCGGCGCTGCTGGCGGGGACGGCGCTGTCGTTTACCCGTAGCCTGGGCGAGTTTGGCGCGGTCATTTTTATCGCCGGTAATATTGCGTGGAAAACCGAAGTGACTTCGCTAATGATTTTTGTCCGTTTGCAGGAGTTTGACTATCCGGCAGCCAGCGCGATTGCTTCCGTGATCCTTGCCGCTTCGCTGCTGCTGCTGTTTGCCATTAACACCTTGCAGAGCCGCTTTGGCCGTCGTATTGGAGGTCACTGA
- the crr gene encoding PTS glucose transporter subunit IIA, which yields MGLFSKLFGDKSDSASGAIEIVAPLSGEIVNIEDVPDVVFAEKIVGDGIAIKPTGNKMVAPVDGTIGKIFETNHAFSIESDSGIELFVHFGIDTVELKGEGFKRIAEEGQKVKKGDVVIEFDLALLEEKAKSTLTPVVISNMDEIKELVKLTGSVVVGETPVIRIKK from the coding sequence ATGGGGTTGTTTTCAAAACTTTTTGGCGATAAGTCAGATTCCGCATCGGGTGCTATCGAGATCGTAGCACCGTTATCGGGTGAAATCGTCAATATCGAAGACGTACCGGATGTCGTATTTGCGGAAAAAATTGTTGGCGATGGTATCGCTATCAAACCTACAGGCAATAAAATGGTTGCGCCGGTTGATGGCACCATCGGAAAAATTTTCGAAACCAATCACGCGTTTTCCATTGAGTCTGACAGCGGTATTGAGCTGTTTGTCCACTTCGGTATCGATACAGTCGAGCTGAAGGGTGAAGGCTTCAAGCGAATCGCCGAAGAAGGTCAGAAAGTGAAGAAAGGCGACGTGGTGATCGAATTCGATCTGGCGCTGCTGGAAGAGAAAGCGAAATCAACGCTGACGCCGGTGGTGATCTCCAATATGGATGAGATCAAAGAGCTGGTTAAATTAACAGGCAGCGTTGTTGTCGGTGAGACCCCGGTTATTCGTATTAAAAAATAA
- the cysW gene encoding sulfate/thiosulfate ABC transporter permease CysW, with product MAEISDFKDVRRARIPWGKWMLIGLGALISLLLLVIPLVAIFATAFSEGLIAALGNLRDADMLHAIWLTLLIALIAVPVNLVFGTLLAWLVTRFTFPGRQLLLTLFDIPFAVSPVVAGLMYLLFWGVNGPAGGWLDAHSIQLMFSWQGMALVTIFVTCPFVVRELVPVMLSQGSHEDEAAVLLGASGWKMFWRVTLPNIRWALLYGVVLTNARAIGEFGAVSVVSGSIRGETYTLPLQVELLHQDYNSVGAFTAAALLTLIAIVTLFLKSALQWRLESQQQRLQREGNHEH from the coding sequence ATGGCGGAAATCAGCGATTTTAAAGACGTGCGCCGTGCACGCATCCCGTGGGGTAAATGGATGCTGATAGGACTCGGCGCATTGATTTCTCTGCTGCTGCTGGTCATACCGCTGGTGGCGATATTTGCCACGGCGTTTTCTGAGGGGCTGATAGCGGCGCTCGGTAATCTGCGCGATGCCGATATGCTGCACGCCATCTGGCTGACGTTACTGATTGCCCTGATTGCGGTGCCGGTTAACCTGGTATTTGGTACGCTGCTGGCCTGGCTGGTAACGCGTTTTACTTTCCCCGGCCGCCAGCTGCTGCTGACATTGTTCGATATCCCGTTTGCCGTTTCGCCGGTGGTGGCAGGCCTGATGTACCTGCTTTTTTGGGGAGTGAATGGCCCGGCCGGCGGGTGGCTTGATGCGCACAGTATCCAGCTGATGTTCTCGTGGCAGGGCATGGCGCTGGTGACGATTTTTGTTACCTGTCCGTTTGTGGTGCGCGAGCTGGTGCCGGTCATGCTGAGCCAGGGAAGCCACGAAGATGAAGCTGCGGTGCTGCTGGGGGCTTCCGGCTGGAAGATGTTCTGGCGCGTGACCTTACCGAATATTCGCTGGGCGCTGCTATATGGGGTTGTGCTGACTAACGCCCGCGCCATCGGCGAGTTCGGTGCGGTTTCGGTGGTGTCAGGGTCTATTCGCGGCGAAACCTATACGCTGCCATTACAGGTTGAATTACTGCATCAGGATTACAACAGCGTGGGCGCATTTACCGCTGCTGCCTTGTTAACTCTGATAGCGATAGTGACGCTGTTTCTGAAAAGCGCGCTGCAGTGGCGATTAGAGAGCCAGCAGCAGCGTTTGCAACGGGAGGGGAACCATGAGCATTGA